Proteins from one Prevotella sp. E2-28 genomic window:
- a CDS encoding ATP-dependent RecD-like DNA helicase, translating to MIQDELIYQIEMRFGHVPTNEQRQALQVFAAFMTDRDEQAVMILRGSAGTGKTTLASAIVKAMLALKQKLVLMAPTGRAAKVFSNYSGSSAFTIHRCIYRQKSTADLVTFNLGFNAAQDTLFIVDEASMIANAETPLLDDLIRFVYNNRNCRLLLIGDRAQLPPVGEDESPALMTDVLRYYGLTVYESDLNEVLRQAEDSGILWNATRIRGEGFFASKASLRAEREVRGERLALPQIRFSGFEDIQNVPGDELIESLATSFCRVGIDETMVVTRSNKRANIYNQGIRNTVLDREDELCRGDRIMIVKNNYYWVKGEGIEGSISFIANGDIAMVQRVRNVHELYGFRFAEVTMTFPDYDDYELTAITMLDTLTTEAPALTREQQEQLFQKVMEDYMDVPYKSERLKKLKDDKYYNALQIKFAYAATCHKAQGGQWAHIYIDQGYMTDDMLTPDYYHWLYTALTRATEKVFLVNWPKSQILYQ from the coding sequence ATGATTCAAGATGAGCTGATATATCAGATAGAAATGCGCTTCGGCCATGTACCTACCAATGAGCAGCGGCAGGCATTACAGGTCTTTGCTGCGTTTATGACTGACCGTGACGAGCAGGCTGTCATGATTCTTCGTGGCTCTGCAGGTACGGGTAAGACCACACTGGCTTCTGCTATCGTTAAAGCGATGCTCGCTCTGAAGCAGAAGCTGGTGCTGATGGCACCTACAGGACGTGCAGCTAAGGTTTTTTCTAATTATTCTGGCTCATCAGCTTTTACCATTCACCGCTGTATCTACAGACAGAAATCAACTGCCGATCTTGTGACCTTCAACTTGGGCTTTAATGCCGCTCAAGATACCTTGTTCATCGTTGATGAGGCCTCAATGATAGCCAATGCCGAAACACCATTGCTTGATGACTTGATTCGCTTTGTCTATAATAATCGTAATTGCAGGCTGTTGCTGATAGGCGACCGTGCTCAGCTCCCACCAGTGGGCGAGGATGAAAGTCCTGCTTTGATGACAGATGTGCTGCGCTACTATGGATTAACGGTCTATGAGTCAGACCTCAACGAAGTGCTCCGTCAGGCAGAGGACTCAGGCATTCTGTGGAATGCTACGAGAATTAGAGGTGAGGGGTTCTTTGCAAGCAAAGCGTCGCTTCGCGCCGAGCGAGAGGTTAGAGGTGAGAGATTAGCCTTGCCTCAAATACGGTTCTCGGGTTTTGAGGATATTCAAAATGTGCCTGGCGATGAACTCATAGAGAGCCTGGCTACAAGTTTCTGTCGGGTGGGGATAGATGAGACAATGGTGGTGACACGCTCAAATAAGCGGGCAAATATCTACAATCAGGGCATCCGTAATACCGTGCTCGATCGTGAAGATGAACTCTGTCGTGGCGATCGCATCATGATAGTGAAGAATAACTATTACTGGGTGAAGGGTGAAGGTATAGAAGGTAGTATTAGCTTCATTGCCAACGGCGACATCGCTATGGTGCAGCGTGTCAGGAATGTGCATGAACTTTATGGCTTCCGCTTTGCCGAGGTTACGATGACTTTCCCAGACTACGACGACTATGAACTGACAGCCATCACCATGCTCGATACCCTGACTACCGAGGCACCTGCACTTACCCGCGAACAGCAGGAGCAACTCTTCCAGAAAGTGATGGAAGACTATATGGATGTACCCTATAAATCCGAGCGCCTGAAGAAACTCAAGGATGATAAATACTATAACGCCCTGCAAATCAAGTTCGCCTATGCTGCCACCTGTCATAAGGCACAGGGCGGTCAGTGGGCGCATATCTATATTGATCAAGGCTATATGACTGATGATATGCTCACGCCAGACTACTACCATTGGCTTTATACAGCCCTGACACGTGCCACGGAGAAGGTGTTCCTTGTCAATTGGCCGAAGTCACAAATCCTTTACCAATAA
- a CDS encoding DUF3943 domain-containing protein — protein sequence MKKIRLIAVAMMVAVGAQAQNFPVGIVSVQDTVKCVQFGIISAVAPDGGHGVQFGGVSNTSANTFSGLQLAGVSNITQGMDKGLQLSGILNVSSNMMNGWQWGAVNYADSLNGTQIGFFNVARRHPEGWQVGVINLSYDTIGHKIGLVNVNPNTDIDVMMYGGSSTKGNIAVRYRNKSTYNITGVGTHFMGLDSKFSGAVFYRLGQYVQLSPKWSLSGDVGYYHVETFSKHNSEKPERLYSLQARLNADYQFGKKFGAFASVGWGLTRYYDRNETYRNRPLVELGLIYRQPRDQHDTWKRAWEEKRSQLVFNDSTMALPERKHYWQAAAEVTGINVGVQLFDRYGLNSDFAQTTLNSLKHNFTDGMVWDNDFFITNLFAHPYHGNLYFNAARSNGLTFWESAPYALGGSAMWEFLGETEPPAINDIIATTCGGIAIGEMTHRLSRTVLDDRDRGTSRFLREAVATIVNPIQGLHRIFSGDAWRVRSDHYRYHDFNEIPVDMSFSVGWRYLADDGALFRGIHAPYVNMTLTYGTSVDGEKHTTPYDFFDLETNAAFGGGQPFVNTLNIVGRLWSTPILDKKDMAGEFGIYQHFNYYDAKPIEDGSEFTPYRISEAAGFGPGFILSLPQTGGMSKLEQRIFLSGILLGGTKSDYFNVIERDYNMGSGFSVKSKTQIDFGKFGRILLNAKYFRIYTWKGYKQEDLDNGFTNIDDLHYLNVQGDRSNAMLLVVNPVVDIHLARQWSITLSGAYYSRRTFYKYHDTIHANTFETKIGLTCRL from the coding sequence ATGAAAAAAATACGATTGATTGCAGTCGCAATGATGGTTGCTGTAGGTGCACAGGCACAGAATTTTCCTGTTGGCATCGTGAGCGTGCAAGACACGGTGAAGTGCGTTCAGTTTGGCATCATCTCGGCAGTGGCTCCAGACGGAGGTCATGGGGTACAGTTCGGGGGTGTGTCGAATACGTCAGCCAATACTTTTAGCGGACTTCAGTTGGCAGGTGTCAGCAACATCACACAGGGCATGGACAAGGGACTGCAGTTGTCAGGTATCCTTAACGTGTCGTCGAACATGATGAATGGCTGGCAATGGGGCGCTGTGAACTATGCCGACTCGTTGAACGGTACTCAGATAGGCTTTTTCAATGTGGCTCGCAGGCATCCTGAGGGGTGGCAGGTGGGCGTTATAAACCTGTCGTACGACACCATTGGGCATAAGATAGGCTTAGTGAACGTGAATCCCAATACTGATATTGATGTCATGATGTATGGCGGCTCCTCAACGAAGGGAAACATCGCCGTGCGCTATCGCAATAAGAGCACGTACAATATCACGGGTGTGGGAACGCATTTCATGGGACTCGATTCGAAGTTCTCGGGTGCCGTGTTCTATCGCCTGGGTCAGTATGTGCAGCTCTCACCGAAATGGAGCCTGAGCGGTGACGTAGGCTATTATCATGTGGAGACTTTCTCTAAACACAATAGCGAAAAACCAGAGCGTTTGTACTCCCTGCAGGCTCGCTTAAATGCCGATTACCAGTTTGGCAAGAAGTTTGGCGCCTTTGCCTCAGTGGGCTGGGGACTCACCCGCTATTACGATCGCAATGAGACCTATCGCAATCGCCCTTTGGTAGAACTGGGTTTGATTTATCGTCAGCCTCGTGACCAGCATGACACGTGGAAGCGGGCATGGGAAGAGAAACGCTCGCAACTGGTGTTCAACGATTCTACGATGGCGCTGCCAGAGAGAAAACACTATTGGCAGGCTGCTGCAGAGGTGACAGGCATCAACGTGGGGGTGCAACTGTTCGACCGATATGGTCTTAACTCTGACTTTGCACAGACCACGCTGAACTCGCTGAAGCATAATTTTACAGATGGTATGGTGTGGGATAATGACTTCTTTATTACCAACCTGTTTGCGCATCCTTATCATGGCAACCTCTACTTTAATGCGGCGCGCAGCAATGGACTTACGTTTTGGGAATCAGCGCCCTACGCACTGGGTGGCTCCGCCATGTGGGAGTTTCTTGGTGAAACAGAGCCACCAGCAATCAACGATATTATTGCTACTACCTGTGGCGGTATAGCCATTGGTGAGATGACCCACCGCTTGAGTCGTACTGTGCTCGACGATCGTGACCGTGGCACCAGTCGATTCCTACGTGAGGCTGTCGCTACTATCGTCAACCCCATTCAGGGTTTACACCGTATCTTCAGTGGGGATGCATGGCGTGTGCGTAGTGACCATTATCGTTATCACGACTTCAATGAGATTCCCGTGGATATGTCGTTCTCGGTGGGATGGCGTTATTTGGCCGACGATGGCGCTCTGTTCCGTGGCATCCATGCTCCTTATGTCAATATGACGCTGACCTATGGCACGTCAGTTGATGGTGAAAAGCACACGACACCTTATGATTTCTTCGATTTGGAAACCAATGCTGCCTTTGGTGGCGGACAGCCATTTGTAAACACCTTGAATATCGTGGGCCGTCTGTGGAGCACGCCTATTCTGGATAAGAAAGATATGGCTGGTGAGTTTGGTATCTATCAGCATTTCAACTACTATGATGCCAAACCCATTGAGGATGGCTCAGAGTTCACACCTTACCGCATCAGTGAGGCTGCTGGTTTTGGTCCAGGCTTTATCCTTTCACTTCCTCAGACGGGTGGTATGTCGAAACTGGAACAGCGTATTTTCCTCAGTGGCATCCTGTTAGGTGGTACCAAGAGCGACTATTTCAATGTTATTGAACGCGACTATAATATGGGTAGTGGATTCAGTGTGAAGTCGAAGACGCAAATAGACTTTGGTAAGTTTGGCCGAATCCTGCTCAACGCCAAGTATTTCCGTATCTATACTTGGAAGGGCTATAAGCAGGAGGACCTCGATAATGGTTTTACCAATATTGATGACCTGCACTACCTGAACGTACAGGGTGACCGAAGTAATGCTATGCTGCTTGTGGTTAATCCCGTCGTTGATATACATCTAGCCAGACAGTGGTCTATCACCTTGTCAGGTGCTTACTATTCGCGTCGTACCTTCTATAAATATCACGACACGATACATGCCAATACCTTCGAAACTAAGATAGGCCTAACCTGTCGGTTGTAA
- a CDS encoding DUF4421 family protein, producing MRRIVIMIAAIVMVCTASAQSDSLASDTVSHKLSLTKKLDEKLSLRYYKSSYDSNYVVRPREKWLFKPTVNQTGTSIHAKGTVNNVWSKYDLHTKYQTTISMEVDYCDIALALSLNPAKMSGNYDDYEFTFEYHGNQFSFDLDYQRATSLTGDINFGNIDYLDEDALNMKVFNLTAYYTFNHKRFSFPAAFYQNYIQLRSAGSWLAGVNFQSGSIRTTSELKARSPLAPEVHIRAAHFGIGGGYGYNWVLGEESRWLLHLSMVPTFVVYNYNMLKVNGERKDAKPMRLNVIFNERAAVVYHFSPRYFAGASLMMSNSIFDDDAVIVNQNKWLARAFFGLRL from the coding sequence ATGAGAAGAATTGTCATCATGATAGCTGCCATAGTGATGGTCTGCACGGCAAGTGCCCAGTCTGATAGTCTGGCGAGTGATACCGTTTCCCATAAGCTAAGTCTGACGAAGAAGCTAGATGAAAAACTGTCTTTGCGCTACTACAAGTCGAGTTATGACTCCAACTATGTGGTTAGACCCCGCGAGAAATGGCTTTTCAAACCCACAGTCAACCAGACGGGTACCAGTATCCATGCCAAGGGAACGGTTAATAATGTTTGGTCGAAATACGACCTGCATACTAAGTATCAGACCACTATCAGCATGGAGGTAGATTATTGCGATATAGCTCTTGCGCTTAGTCTGAATCCTGCAAAAATGAGTGGCAACTATGACGATTATGAGTTTACCTTCGAGTATCATGGTAATCAGTTCAGTTTTGACTTAGACTACCAGCGGGCCACATCGTTGACGGGCGACATCAACTTTGGTAATATTGACTATCTGGACGAGGATGCCCTGAATATGAAGGTGTTCAACCTGACGGCCTACTACACCTTTAACCACAAGCGTTTCTCGTTTCCTGCCGCCTTTTATCAGAACTATATACAGTTGCGCTCAGCAGGCTCGTGGTTGGCTGGTGTCAACTTTCAAAGTGGAAGTATCCGTACTACCAGCGAGTTGAAGGCACGCAGTCCACTTGCGCCCGAAGTACATATCCGTGCCGCCCATTTTGGCATTGGCGGAGGTTATGGCTACAACTGGGTGCTGGGCGAGGAATCGCGGTGGTTGCTCCACCTCTCGATGGTGCCCACCTTCGTGGTCTATAATTACAACATGCTCAAGGTGAATGGTGAGCGGAAAGATGCAAAACCCATGCGTCTGAACGTGATTTTCAATGAGCGTGCCGCCGTTGTTTATCATTTCTCGCCCCGTTATTTTGCAGGTGCCTCGCTGATGATGAGTAATTCTATATTCGATGACGATGCAGTCATCGTCAACCAAAATAAGTGGCTCGCTCGTGCTTTCTTTGGTTTGCGGTTGTAG
- a CDS encoding HAD family hydrolase, which translates to MKQYDTYIFDLDGTLLDTLDDLAAAVNYALRQHGMPEHTREEVRQMVGNGVRLLMVRAVPDGDKNPRFEAAFKTFREYYMEHSLDTTRPYDGIPELLRELRRRGKRVAVVSNKFYAATSELCRHFFPDTVEVAIGEHEAEGIRKKPAPDTVMEAFRQLGTEKENAVYVGDSDVDLQTACNSGLPCISVLWGFRARAFLEAHGATTFANSPQEILQD; encoded by the coding sequence ATGAAGCAATACGATACCTATATATTCGATCTGGACGGTACACTGCTGGACACGCTAGATGATTTGGCAGCAGCCGTAAACTATGCTTTACGACAGCACGGAATGCCTGAACATACACGAGAGGAAGTGCGTCAGATGGTGGGCAATGGTGTACGCCTGCTAATGGTACGTGCTGTGCCTGATGGCGATAAGAACCCACGCTTTGAAGCCGCCTTCAAGACTTTCCGCGAGTACTACATGGAGCATTCACTCGACACCACGCGTCCTTATGATGGTATCCCTGAATTACTTCGTGAACTGCGCAGAAGAGGGAAACGCGTAGCAGTGGTGAGCAATAAGTTCTATGCTGCCACTAGCGAGTTGTGCCGCCATTTCTTCCCAGATACAGTTGAAGTGGCCATTGGCGAGCACGAAGCCGAGGGTATTCGTAAAAAGCCTGCTCCTGACACTGTGATGGAAGCTTTCCGCCAACTGGGTACAGAAAAAGAGAATGCCGTCTATGTTGGTGATAGCGATGTTGACCTACAAACAGCATGTAATTCAGGCCTACCCTGCATCAGTGTGCTATGGGGCTTTCGCGCCCGCGCTTTCCTTGAGGCTCACGGTGCCACCACCTTTGCCAATAGTCCTCAGGAAATACTCCAAGATTAG
- a CDS encoding transporter — MDVIRFLKDWTLPVSMGIGAVTYLVFNYVPQLDDAATFFAPIMEAILPLFMFLVLFVTFCKVDFHKMRPVWWHLWVSIFNLLFVGIVMAVILGMGLQGDKLILFEALLMCIISPCATAAAVVTQKLGGNLEQMTTFTFLSNFLTVLLVPVCFPMIEKGADISFMAAFSKILYQVVILLVVPMGLAYIVKHFMKRLHARIIAVKDLSFYLWGCSLMIVTGTTVKNIIHAEASIVLLSAIALLGLVLCVIQFAVGRFIGHYFGKAQEAGQALGQKNTAFAIWLGITYLNPLSSVGPGCYILWQNIINSFEIWQERQKKK; from the coding sequence ATGGACGTAATAAGATTTTTGAAGGACTGGACGCTGCCTGTATCAATGGGCATAGGAGCGGTGACGTATCTGGTGTTTAACTATGTGCCGCAGTTGGATGATGCAGCCACTTTCTTTGCTCCTATCATGGAGGCCATCCTGCCATTGTTCATGTTTCTGGTATTGTTTGTTACGTTCTGTAAGGTGGACTTCCACAAGATGCGCCCTGTATGGTGGCACCTGTGGGTGAGTATCTTCAATTTGCTCTTCGTGGGTATCGTGATGGCAGTTATTTTGGGTATGGGACTGCAAGGCGATAAACTCATTCTGTTTGAAGCACTATTAATGTGTATCATCTCGCCGTGCGCTACGGCGGCAGCCGTGGTAACACAGAAACTGGGGGGTAACTTGGAGCAGATGACCACCTTCACGTTCCTCTCGAATTTCCTCACCGTATTGCTGGTGCCTGTTTGCTTCCCAATGATTGAGAAGGGGGCGGACATCTCGTTTATGGCAGCCTTCTCTAAGATATTGTATCAGGTGGTAATCCTGTTGGTAGTGCCTATGGGCTTGGCTTATATCGTCAAGCATTTCATGAAAAGACTACATGCAAGGATTATTGCTGTGAAGGACCTGTCTTTTTATCTCTGGGGATGCTCGCTGATGATTGTCACGGGTACTACGGTGAAGAATATCATCCATGCTGAGGCGTCTATTGTGCTGCTCTCGGCTATTGCCCTGCTGGGCTTGGTGCTCTGTGTCATCCAGTTTGCTGTGGGTCGTTTCATAGGCCATTACTTCGGCAAGGCACAGGAGGCTGGTCAGGCCTTGGGACAGAAGAATACAGCCTTTGCCATTTGGCTCGGCATTACTTACCTGAACCCATTATCCTCAGTTGGCCCAGGCTGCTATATCCTGTGGCAGAATATCATCAATTCATTTGAGATTTGGCAAGAACGACAGAAGAAGAAATGA
- the lpxB gene encoding lipid-A-disaccharide synthase: MKYYLIAGEASGDLHASRLMRSLKGHDAEAEFRFYGGDLMLAEGGTRVKHYSELAYMGFIPVLLHLPTILKNMKQCKQDIAKWQPDVVILVDYPGFNLKIAEYIKQHHICPVFYYISPKIWAWKEYRIKNIKRDVDELFSILPFEVDFFEKKHHYPIHYVGNPTADEVKEWRLSTSPSLKGGEWSDKPIIALLAGSRRQEIKDNLPTMIRAARKFEDKYELVLAGAPSIDEAYYEKFLVGTNVRLVKNQTYQLLSEAHAALVTSGTATLETALFGVPQVVCYETPLPLLVGWLRKKILKVKYVSLVNLIADREVVRELVADSFSQANIEHELEQILDGPAREQMLKGYQDVWQRLGKEKAPDNAARIMIEILRKKK; this comes from the coding sequence ATGAAGTACTACCTCATAGCTGGCGAAGCCTCTGGCGACCTACACGCATCGCGCCTGATGCGGTCGCTGAAAGGACACGACGCAGAAGCGGAATTCCGTTTCTACGGCGGCGACCTGATGCTAGCCGAAGGTGGTACCCGTGTGAAGCACTACAGCGAACTGGCCTACATGGGGTTTATACCCGTACTCCTGCATCTGCCCACCATTCTGAAGAATATGAAGCAGTGCAAGCAGGACATCGCCAAATGGCAGCCTGATGTAGTAATTCTGGTGGATTATCCAGGCTTCAACCTAAAGATAGCAGAATACATAAAACAGCATCATATCTGCCCCGTATTCTACTATATCTCACCAAAAATTTGGGCATGGAAGGAGTATCGCATCAAGAACATCAAGCGCGATGTAGATGAGCTCTTCTCTATCTTGCCTTTCGAGGTGGACTTCTTCGAGAAGAAACACCACTACCCTATTCATTATGTGGGTAATCCCACAGCGGACGAAGTAAAGGAATGGCGACTCTCCACCAGCCCCTCCCTAAAGGGAGGGGAGTGGTCAGATAAGCCGATTATAGCGCTACTGGCAGGCTCCAGAAGACAGGAGATTAAGGACAACCTGCCCACAATGATTCGTGCTGCCCGTAAATTTGAAGACAAATACGAGTTGGTATTGGCTGGTGCACCAAGCATTGACGAGGCTTATTATGAGAAATTCCTTGTTGGCACCAACGTGCGACTGGTCAAGAATCAGACCTACCAGTTGTTATCTGAAGCTCATGCTGCTCTTGTTACCAGTGGCACAGCGACACTTGAAACTGCCCTTTTTGGTGTACCTCAGGTGGTGTGTTACGAGACGCCTCTACCCCTGTTGGTTGGCTGGTTACGCAAGAAAATCCTGAAGGTGAAATATGTATCGCTGGTCAACCTTATTGCCGACCGCGAGGTGGTGCGTGAACTTGTAGCCGATAGTTTCTCACAAGCTAACATTGAGCACGAACTGGAACAGATTCTCGACGGCCCTGCCCGTGAGCAGATGCTCAAAGGATATCAGGACGTATGGCAACGATTAGGCAAAGAAAAAGCACCTGATAATGCCGCAAGGATTATGATTGAGATTCTCAGGAAGAAGAAATGA
- the surE gene encoding 5'/3'-nucleotidase SurE — protein sequence MKPLILISNDDGYQAKGIRSLVAMLEDMADIIVCAPDSARSGFSCAFSATTPLTLTLREKRDNVTVYSCNGAPVDCVKMALMNICTRRPDMIIGGINHGDNASVNAHYSGTMGVTLEGCLKYIPSVAYSLCDHREDADFEPLRPYVRKFTEKVLKEGLPKGICLNINFPVAQQFKGVKVCRMGLGSWQNETIQCHHPRGYDYWWMVGHYHNDEPEATDTDRWALDNSYVAITPTQIDLTAYAFMSQKDSWEE from the coding sequence ATGAAACCACTTATTTTGATATCCAATGATGATGGCTATCAGGCCAAGGGCATCCGCTCGCTGGTAGCTATGCTGGAAGATATGGCCGACATTATTGTATGCGCCCCTGACTCAGCCCGTTCAGGCTTTTCATGCGCATTCTCGGCTACCACACCCCTCACGCTAACCCTTAGAGAGAAGCGCGACAATGTGACTGTTTATTCATGTAACGGTGCACCCGTTGACTGCGTGAAGATGGCGCTGATGAACATCTGTACGCGCCGTCCTGATATGATTATCGGTGGCATTAACCACGGCGATAACGCCTCTGTGAATGCCCACTACAGCGGCACGATGGGTGTAACGCTTGAAGGCTGTCTGAAATACATTCCCAGCGTGGCTTATTCCCTTTGCGACCATCGTGAGGATGCCGACTTTGAGCCCCTGCGTCCATACGTGCGTAAGTTTACGGAGAAGGTGTTAAAAGAGGGACTACCAAAGGGCATCTGTCTGAACATCAACTTCCCTGTGGCTCAGCAGTTCAAGGGCGTGAAGGTGTGCCGCATGGGCTTAGGATCATGGCAGAACGAAACCATCCAGTGTCATCATCCACGCGGCTATGACTATTGGTGGATGGTGGGTCATTACCACAATGACGAGCCCGAGGCTACCGATACCGATCGCTGGGCATTAGATAATAGCTACGTAGCCATCACCCCCACACAGATAGACCTGACGGCCTACGCCTTCATGAGTCAGAAAGATTCTTGGGAAGAATAG
- a CDS encoding porin family protein, producing the protein MKKFELFFLSMTALLLTSCAPKVVTDMYTSEFDALSPDSVRVFLMNEKVPEQTLAIGTVKVVDGGLAAKGSFEQVLDLAVKATAQNGGNGLVITEHRMPDTRSTIHRIWGTMLRMPETESDTSVVKGSLDRALAQPADNQYMQTYQSPYEEIKKRNENAPRNILRFSVGPSWMTSNFQVGNKIYESKCGVDVEVDYDHVWVSGFGIGVNYLHNYTSFEEGFAQRLNYIGPSLVLALPSDKWRWDMAMGFGYCSYSESVGKVSVSESHIAPLMRIGLEYKVSKQIALGAQMNMITVKLDKPDDVVLKENEFYGIRRIGLQVGMRYYF; encoded by the coding sequence ATGAAAAAATTTGAGCTCTTCTTCCTGAGTATGACCGCCTTGCTGCTGACAAGCTGTGCGCCAAAAGTGGTGACAGACATGTACACCAGCGAATTTGATGCGTTATCGCCTGATTCTGTACGCGTGTTTCTGATGAACGAAAAAGTGCCTGAGCAGACGCTGGCAATAGGCACAGTAAAAGTGGTTGACGGCGGATTGGCTGCAAAGGGCAGTTTTGAGCAGGTACTCGACTTGGCTGTAAAGGCCACAGCCCAAAATGGCGGAAACGGTCTGGTTATCACCGAGCATCGTATGCCGGATACGCGTAGTACCATTCACCGCATATGGGGCACCATGCTGCGTATGCCAGAGACGGAGAGCGACACAAGCGTTGTAAAGGGCTCACTTGACCGTGCACTTGCTCAGCCTGCGGATAATCAGTATATGCAGACGTACCAATCCCCTTATGAGGAGATTAAGAAAAGAAATGAGAATGCGCCACGCAATATCCTGCGGTTCAGCGTAGGACCTTCATGGATGACTTCAAATTTTCAGGTTGGCAATAAAATTTACGAATCGAAGTGCGGTGTAGATGTAGAGGTGGACTATGATCACGTGTGGGTATCAGGCTTCGGCATTGGCGTGAACTACCTGCACAACTACACATCGTTCGAAGAAGGCTTTGCACAGCGTCTGAACTACATTGGCCCTAGTCTTGTATTGGCATTGCCGTCGGATAAGTGGCGTTGGGACATGGCAATGGGCTTTGGCTACTGCAGCTATTCGGAGTCTGTGGGCAAGGTTTCTGTTTCTGAGAGTCATATAGCGCCGCTGATGCGCATTGGTCTGGAATACAAGGTGAGTAAGCAGATTGCACTGGGTGCACAGATGAATATGATTACCGTGAAACTGGATAAGCCCGATGACGTCGTGCTAAAGGAGAACGAGTTTTACGGCATACGACGCATAGGACTTCAAGTAGGAATGCGCTATTACTTTTAA
- a CDS encoding serine hydrolase: protein MKFQLKIETGNTILFSLACVCSLLLTSCSVIRGYRADGQSGPDIYSFEHHVHDTIANGALTFSFPYAEQQAEWIDTLHFFNQGRRYKNVTLWEALKGKTDTQGVLVIHDDSIVYEHYVGDITIDRLGTVFSVSKSITSLLCGIAVDEGYIKSVDDVVTDYLPELKKKDPMWQKLTIRHLLDMRSGLDFDDTYSLRLKDLKRLNAMAKLNYGHNLMKQIRGLKFRCEPGKEYRYESMTTEILGVVVERATGKRYVDYLSEKVWQPLQMESPAVVNVDSRKHGVAHAFGGISTTMKDLAKIGRLYLNRGVWNGKRIVSEDWIRQTTDYSEDNDGYHFNWYNLSNIGADKAQYPGYYAHGIRGQVLYVNPYKRLIMVRMGKQDNTFASIPYVFEQLSNCGF from the coding sequence TTGAAATTCCAATTAAAGATTGAAACAGGTAACACAATTCTTTTCTCTCTGGCTTGCGTATGCAGCCTGCTCCTGACATCGTGTTCTGTTATAAGAGGTTATAGGGCCGATGGGCAAAGTGGTCCTGATATCTATAGTTTCGAGCATCATGTTCACGACACCATTGCAAACGGAGCTCTGACGTTCTCTTTCCCTTATGCGGAGCAGCAGGCCGAGTGGATAGACACTCTGCATTTCTTTAATCAGGGAAGGCGCTATAAGAACGTGACGCTGTGGGAAGCTCTGAAGGGTAAGACCGATACGCAGGGCGTCCTCGTTATTCACGACGACAGTATCGTTTATGAGCATTATGTGGGCGACATCACTATCGACAGGCTGGGCACGGTGTTCTCTGTGTCAAAGTCTATCACGTCGCTGTTGTGCGGCATTGCTGTTGACGAGGGCTATATCAAAAGTGTGGACGATGTGGTGACCGACTACCTACCAGAACTCAAGAAGAAAGACCCCATGTGGCAGAAACTTACCATCCGACACCTGCTTGACATGCGGAGCGGACTGGACTTCGATGATACCTACTCGCTTCGATTGAAGGACTTGAAGCGACTCAACGCCATGGCGAAGTTGAATTATGGGCATAATCTGATGAAGCAGATTCGTGGTCTGAAGTTCAGGTGTGAGCCTGGCAAGGAGTATCGCTATGAGAGTATGACGACAGAGATTCTTGGAGTGGTCGTCGAACGAGCCACAGGCAAGCGCTATGTGGATTATCTCAGCGAGAAGGTATGGCAGCCCTTGCAGATGGAGTCGCCTGCCGTCGTTAATGTAGATAGTCGTAAACATGGGGTGGCTCATGCTTTTGGTGGCATCTCAACCACGATGAAGGATTTGGCCAAGATAGGGCGTCTTTACTTGAATCGTGGTGTGTGGAACGGCAAGCGTATCGTCAGCGAAGACTGGATACGTCAGACCACAGATTATTCCGAGGATAACGACGGCTATCACTTCAACTGGTATAACCTGAGTAATATCGGTGCCGACAAGGCGCAATATCCTGGCTATTATGCGCACGGCATTCGCGGACAGGTGCTTTACGTGAATCCTTATAAGCGTCTCATTATGGTCAGAATGGGTAAGCAGGACAATACCTTTGCATCCATTCCTTATGTTTTTGAACAACTGAGTAACTGTGGTTTCTAG